In Oryza brachyantha chromosome 2, ObraRS2, whole genome shotgun sequence, a single window of DNA contains:
- the LOC102717871 gene encoding 4-hydroxyphenylpyruvate dioxygenase: MPPTPTATATGGAVSAADNAGFRLVGHRRFVRANPRSDRFHALAFHHVELWCADAASAAGRFSFALGAPLAARSDLSTGNSAHASLLLRSGSVAFLFTAPYAHRAGGEGGATASASLPSFSADAARGFAADHGLAVRAVALRVADAAEAFRASVAAGARPAFEPADLGAGFGLAEVELYGDVVLRFVSYPDGAASFLPGFEDVSNPGTQDYGLRRFDHVVGNVPELAPVAAYIANFTGFHDFAEFTAEDVGTAESGLNSVVLANNAETVLLPLNEPVHGTKRRSQIQTYLDHHGGPGVQHIALASDDVLRTLREMRARSAMGGFEFLAPPPPNYYDGVRRRAGDVLSEEQIKECQELGVLVDRDDQGVLLQIFTKPIGDRPTLFLEMIQRIGCMEKDESGQEHQKGGCGGFGKGNFSELFKSIEEYEKSLEAKQASSVQGS; this comes from the exons ATGCCTCCCActcccaccgccaccgccaccggcggcgccgtgtCGGCCGCCGACAACGCGGGGTTCCGCCTCGTCGGGCACCGCCGCTTCGTCCGCGCCAACCCGCGGAGCGACCGCTTCCACGCGCTCGCGTTCCACCACGTCGAGCTCTGgtgcgccgacgccgcctccgccgcgggcCGCTTCTCCTTCGCGCTGggcgcgccgctcgccgcgaggTCCGACCTCTCCACGGGGAACTCTGCGCACGCGTCGCTGCTGCTCCGCTCCGGCTCCGTCGCGTTCCTCTTCACCGCGCCCTACGcccaccgcgccggcggcgaaggcggggcCACGGCCTCGGCCTCCCTGCCTTCCTtctccgccgacgccgccaggGGGTTCGCCGCCGACCACGGCCTCGCGGtgcgcgccgtcgcgctccgCGTCGCTGACGCGGCCGAGGCGTTCCGGgccagcgtcgccgccggcgcgcgcccGGCGTTCGAGCCCGCCGACCTCGGCGCTGGCTTCGGCCTCGCGGAGGTCGAGCTGTACGGCGACGTCGTGCTCCGCTTCGTCAGCTACCCGGACGGCGCCGCGTCTTTCTTGCCGGGATTCGAGGACGTCAGCAACCCAGGCACCCAGGACTACGGCCTCCGCCGGTTCGACCACGTCGTCGGCAACGTGCCGGAGCTGGCCCCGGTCGCCGCGTACATCGCGAACTTCACCGGCTTCCACGATTTCGCCGAGTTCACCGCCGAGGACGTCGGCACCGCCGAGAGTGGCCTAAACTCGGTGGTGCTCGCCAACAACGCGGAGACGGTGCTGCTGCCGCTCAACGAGCCGGTGCACGGCACCAAGCGGCGGAGCCAGATACAGACGTACCTGGACCACCACGGCGGCCCCGGCGTGCAGCACATCGCGCTCGCCAGCGACGACGTGCTCAGGACGCTGAGGGAGATGCGGGCGCGCTCCGCCATGGGCGGCTTCGAGTTCttggctccgccgccgcccaactactacgacggcgtgcggcggcgcgccggcgacgtgctctCCGAGGAGCAGATCAAGGAATGCCAGGAGCTGGGTGTGCTCGTGGACAGGGATGACCAGGGAGTGTTGCTCCAAATCTTCACCAAGCCGATAGGAGACAG GCCAACCCTTTTCCTGGAGATGATACAAAGGATTGGGTGCATGGAGAAGGATGAGAGTGGGCAGGAACACCAGAagggcggctgcggcgggtTTGGCAAGGGCAACTTCTCAGAGCTGTTCAAGTCCATTGAGGAGTATGAGAAGTCCCTTGAAGCCAAGCAAGCTAGTTCAGTTCAGGGATCCTAG